acaaaaataccaaatggtataggtggaatatttttataggattgcatttaaaatgtatcatGAACAAAAAtgcttagttgctttggctaactATGAGTAGGTgtttttgccatataaaagtatttctttaataactttaatttttaaattcatgactccagctttaaaattacgcttgttattcgagtCAATTTGCGGTGCGGACAATATTGTGTAATCAGTGGAGGTTTTGTCAGCTGCTTGTACTGAGCGCCATTGCTTCTAAGGACGGTGTGTGTACTGCTTATCCAGTGTACCATTGTCTTGGAGTCGGACCAAGGAATCTAATGGCAATCCTGCCTTCTTGTTTGACAATAGAATAGTATAAGTTCTTTTGGCTGTCATCACTTTTTTTTGGTCTTTGTGGAGTCTCccgtttaatttaaaatcatcCGTTGCCTGCTGCCAGTACATGCCGAGAATTTTCTCCTCTGCATCGTTTCATTGCACAGTTTTAGTACTCATATTGGTTCAAGGCATCACCGTTTCATTGCACAATTTTAGTAGTCATATTGGTTTAAGGCATCAATTATGGTTGACGAACTAGATGCGAATTGACAAAGCTCGAACTGGATTTGGCATTTATTGCTCTTTTTCGGGACGTTAAATCATTTGCCATTGGAATGCTATCGCGTAATCGACGTAATGGTAGTCGGTGACCACATTCGTTGAGCATGCTACGTCAAATATCATCACAATCATATCGTATACATACGGATCTCGTTGGTCGTTTCCATCGCGCAAGCGTAGCACTTGCTGTGGTCATATCATATGTGGTCATATCATCTCCTTAATGTTGGGGCAAACTTCGACAGCTTCTTGTCAAAAGTGTTTAACTTGAGAGTGGGTTGGTGTTCGGCAATAGTCTTGTTTATCTGTTCTTTTTGAATGTGtttataaactaataaaaatataaagtatatctAACAagtagaaagctacagtcgagtgtactcgactgtgagatacccgctacccattttgaataaaagaaatatattttggggtattttttaaatatatcaaatatactgcaaaaatactaaacaatatacgaaatggtatatttggtatttcgatatagtaccgcattcaaaatataccatagacggcacaatataccagattgtcagccaaagcaactaagagcccttGGCTCTAGCCCTaggcgtgtttgcccatacaaaagtatttctctaataacttcgacaatttttatctgatcgcaaatccaaattttcaggaatcataactactacagtaattactgtatataccaaaattcgcaactctatcttgaaaattacgcttgttattcgatttttttgatttgcagaggcggaagtgggcgtgacaaaaatttgaaacataacaagtgctgtcgaaaagaaattatagctctatctcttatagtctctgagatccagtgtttcatacggacgaacggacagacacacagacggacatggctagatcgtctcggctgttgatgctgatcaagaatatatatactttatagggtcggagatgcctccttctacctgttacatacatttccatccggcacaaagttataacacccttctaccctataggtagcgggtataaaaacttaGGGCGTAAAACAATCGATAATGGGATGAGATGAATtggaaaaacaagaaattcGCACATGTTATTGGTCCAAGAGAAGGATAACAgccaaacaattttttaaaaccGATAGGGATAAATGAGGTGGTCACAGAATGAAATCTTGATCCAATGGACAGTCGTCTGGACGAAGATATTATTAAGTTAGCATAAGTCGCCAAAGCGACTTAAagcattaattgaaaatagatTGTAAAACGCAGCACTCTCTTGTCAGCCTGCTGCATTTGGAACGAGTAACTTCGATCACTCACTAAGATTAACTCTTTCGTACCCACCCGTCTGCTGTTAATCACTATTCGAATATTTTAATCCGATATTCgtggtttttattttgcttttagtaTGTTTAAActaatatttgtttgttgtgctttttttttattacaaattgttaTAGAATtgctatatttaatattgacaAGTTTAGGCTCTGAATACAAACATAAATTAGCCAGAAGTGCAGAGAGGCAGAAATAACTCGAACCAACGAGCCAAAGAGCCACATAGCAAAGGTTAAGAGCAGCATCTAGAACTTATCAGCTGTTTAGTGCTTCGAACTCGCATTCAGTTTCGCTTATAAAGTCAAGATAATTGCTTCGGTACTTCAATACTCGTAGCGAAATATGCCAGAGCTGGCACTGTCATACCAATAATACGCATATgaaatgttgttattattattattattattattattattattattattattattattattattattattattattattattattattattattattattattattattattattattattattattattattattattattattattattattattattattattattattattattattattattattattattattattatgttgtcACAAAAACCTGCCTATTAGCTagataaatattcaaatatacgAATTCATTAAAACTGCTATTTTTTGGAGTATTCGATAAATtctgaaaatgaaattaagcaaaataattaaaacacaaTTATTTATCATCGATAACGCAATTAAGACTCCGATGCCTACTTTTGACACCCATTTGACAGCCACGCATTTACAATTTATCGATGATTAGGTCCAATCGatgacaaaatataaacattgaTATGTGTCTGCAGATAACACATTAAAGTTCtcttcaaaatttatatttgtttggATTTTTCAAAGATGGCTTCCGCAGGTTTGATATAAAgttattttacattatttccctataaattattttcatttgatgaATAATGTATTCAATGGTGAGGTGaagttatttcattttgattgttttacCCTCGTGGTCTGCACTTCGACACGTAATGATAttcgcatacatacatacatacatagatgtaGATGGGCAGAACACGCTTGCTTGTGTGCTGTTCGTATACAGAACATTTGTATAGGtttatgtgtacatatgtttgtatattcATACTTGTTCAATTAATTTAGAaatgttattcaaatttatttcttatgtATTTATTCACATTTAGGCAAGaagggaaaaaaaaaaataaaggaacTGTTATTTCGTTACAATCGTTCCTCTCCAATGGCGATACCCCCCGTTGGAACTACACAAGTAGCGAAGAAAGTTCGCAATTTGGATGGTGATGAGAGTGATGACGGCAGCCACGCGGTTATTTATCAGTTGCCAACCGCCCCGCGAGCAAATCGAATACTTGATGACGATTCTATTCCGCACAAACCGCCATTCATagcatacataaataatttaccaTTTGATGCCAGCGAGGACGACATTTACGAATTCTTTGGCTCTATTAATCTAGCATCTTTGAGGTTACCTCGTGAGGATGGCGAGACTGGCCGGTCTCGAGGTTTTGGCTACGTTGAGCTTGAGAATAGGGAGGACCTTATACACGTGCTTAGCTTGCCGGATCCTTCAATCAAGGGACGCCGCATTCGCATTGAACTGTCTAATGAAAATGATCAGCAAAATCGTCGGCAACAAGGCAATCGTCGTTTTGAAGGTTTTGGAAATTCTAGTGAGAATCGTGATTCAGGAAATTGGAGACGTGATAGCCAAAACAATGGGAGTGGATTCGGAGGTGGTGGAGGAGGATATTCTGGAAACTATGATCGCGGTGGTTTTAATCGGGATAGAAAACCAATTTCAGAAAGGGATGAAAACAATACTCCTGGCTCATGGCGTACAAATAGTCGGCAGCCGCCCACAGATTATTCGCCTCCTCGAAGAGATCACCGCGATCGGGATCAAACCACTGACAAATTTCGTAATCGAAATCATGATTACAACGAGGCTGCCGGAGCTGCCGAAGAAAGGCCAAAGCTAAATTTAAAGCCTCGAACACTTCCGTTGCCGGAATTAGTAACTAAACCAGATCCTGATAATGAGCAAGAAAACGAAACTGAACTGCCGCAAAAAGTAATAGGAGGTGGTTCCTCATCCGTGAATGTATTTGGGTCAGCAAAACCTGTGGACACAGCTACAAGAGAATTAGAGATTGAAGAGCGTTTGGCAGAAGCTAGAAGGTTAGAAAAATTTCGTCACGATGATGAAGATGTCAATGAACTGAAAATTtctgaaatgcaaattgacaTACACGATAATGAAAATGCCAATGCATCAAGTAGAAGTTGGCGTCGTACGCAAGACTCGTCGACAAATTCTGAAGATAAACAGTCTGTAGTGCTGGGTATGAAAACGTAAAATATTGTCTTTAGTAATACATTATATAATTACATTATCATTTTAGACGACAAACGACGTGACGATCGAGATTTTAAAAGATTAAATAAATCGCGGGATCGTAATGACAGGTAGAGTATAACGGATACAAGCATGTGTATGTGCACGTTGTCATATTGTACATATGATTTAGGCGGAAGGAATTATTTCCTACTTAAGGTTACATAGTCTTGATTCATGTGAACTTTCAAGACtataaaattaagtttattaatACTTAAGGTTCGTACATTCTAAGCGATCTTAAGAGAGATCCATCAAGCTAGA
This Drosophila nasuta strain 15112-1781.00 unplaced genomic scaffold, ASM2355853v1 ctg16_pilon, whole genome shotgun sequence DNA region includes the following protein-coding sequences:
- the LOC132797658 gene encoding eukaryotic translation initiation factor 4B yields the protein MASAGKKGKKKIKELLFRYNRSSPMAIPPVGTTQVAKKVRNLDGDESDDGSHAVIYQLPTAPRANRILDDDSIPHKPPFIAYINNLPFDASEDDIYEFFGSINLASLRLPREDGETGRSRGFGYVELENREDLIHVLSLPDPSIKGRRIRIELSNENDQQNRRQQGNRRFEGFGNSSENRDSGNWRRDSQNNGSGFGGGGGGYSGNYDRGGFNRDRKPISERDENNTPGSWRTNSRQPPTDYSPPRRDHRDRDQTTDKFRNRNHDYNEAAGAAEERPKLNLKPRTLPLPELVTKPDPDNEQENETELPQKVIGGGSSSVNVFGSAKPVDTATRELEIEERLAEARRLEKFRHDDEDVNELKISEMQIDIHDNENANASSRSWRRTQDSSTNSEDKQSVVLDDKRRDDRDFKRLNKSRDRNDRFENVKTKNYHDGKSKEDNKYKGDYRNDRLQPKNTTLQAEPVLQSSNKYSGLDDESSD